In Nostoc piscinale CENA21, the genomic stretch TTAGAAAATATTCGTCAGTTTCTCACCGGGACAGCCTTAACTGTCGGGTTAGATGCCTTATTTTCTGTAGTTTATATTGTTGTCATGCTGTTTTACAGTTGGCAACTAACTTTAGTTGGTTTAGGGACAATTCCCATATTTGTGGTGATTACTTTAATCGCCTCACCCACAATTAGTAAACAGTTACGCAACAAAGCCGAACGCAACGCTGAAACTCAGTCTTATTTAGTTGAGGTGATGTCTGGTATTCAAACAGTAAAAGCGCAAAATATCGAATTGCGATCGCGCTTTTCCTGGCAAGAGCGTTATGCTCGTTATGTAGGCGCAGGATTTAAAACTGTTGTCACTTCAACCTTGGCTAATTCTACTAGTAACTTTCTCAATAAACTCAGTAGTTTATTAGTACTATGGGTAGGTGCTTATTTAGTGTTGCAAGGTGAACTGACATTAGGTGAATTAATTGCGTTTCGGATTATTTCTGGTTATGTCACCAGCCCAATTTTACGTTTAGCCCAACTCTGGCAAAACTTCCAAGAAACTGCCTTATCTTTAGAACGATTAAGTGATATTGTCGATACACCAGAAGAAGGGGAAGCAGATAGAGGTAATATTCCTTTACCAGCCATTGACGGTACAGTGAAATTTGACAATGTTTCCTTCCGATTTAACCCCAATGGCCCCTTACAACTAACTAATATCAATCTTGAATTTACCGCCGGACAATTTATTGGCATCGTCGGGCAGAGTGGCTCTGGTAAAAGTACAATGATGAAATTACTGCTGCGATTATATGATGTGGAATCCGGCAGGATTTTAATTGATGGTTATGATATTGCCAAAGTCGAACTTTACTCTTTAAGAAGACAAATAGGCGTAGTTCCCCAAGAAACATTATTGTTTGACGGGACAGTACAAGAAAATATTGCTTTAACTAACCCAGAAGCAACCACCGAAGAAATTATTGAAGCCGCCCGTGTGGCTTGCGCCCATGAATTTATTATGGGCTTACCCAACGGTTACAATACCCGCGTTGGTGAAAGAGGTGCGGGACTTTCTGGGGGACAAAGACAAAGAATTGCGATCGCTCGTTCTGTACTTCAACGACCAAAACTGCTAGTCTTAGATGAGGCCACAAGTGCCTTAGATTACCCCACAGAACGCCAAGTTTGTTTAAACTTAGCCAAAGCCTTTCAAGGTAGTACAGTCTTTTTCATTACCCACCGCCTAAATACCGTCAGCCATGCAGATACTATCGTTGTCATGGACGCAAGCCGAGTCATAGAACAAGGAAGTCATCAAGAGTTAATGGCTGCTAAAGGTCATTATTCTTATTTGTATCAACAGCAAGAAGTTAATTTGTAATTAGTCAAGGGTTAATCACTCATTATTCCTCAAGGGTAAAACTACTATGACTCAAGTAAATGGTAATCGTCTCAATGGCAATAATGGTAACGGTAAACATCATTCAGAAATTCCTACCGAATCACCTGTATTAACATCTGTAAAGAAAGTTTCCCAACAGCCTTTAATTAATCAAAGATTTGATAACTTTGAACAATCGGTTGTTTTACGCCAGTCTCCAGTTTGGTCACGGACAATTATGTTGACCTTGATAGCATTAGCTGGGTTTGGTATTGCTTGGGCTTGTATTGCCAAAATTGAACAAGTTGTACCCGCGACTGGACAATTAAAACCCCAAGGAACAGTCAAAGAAGTACAAGCACCCGTGAATGGTGTCGTCAAAGCAATTTATGTTAAAGATGGACAAAAAGTTAACCAAGGAGATTTATTACTCACCTTTGAAACCGTTGCGACGTTAGCCGAATTACAGTCCTTAGTTCAAGTGCGGAATAGTTTGATTCGAGAAAACCAAATTTATCGCCGCTTGATGAATTCTAGTTATACTGTGGGTTCAGAATTAGAATTTTTACGCAGTAGATTACCAACAGATGCAGTTTTTCTGTTGAAAAGTCGCGCCGCCTTAGTTGCTGAAAATGAATTGTTACGCAAAGAATTAAGAAATTCCTCATCTACTCAAGGGCTGGGAGTAGATGAACAACAACGTCTACAAGTGTCTAAACTAGAATTAGCTACCCGTGCCAATGCAGCACAATTGGAAATTGAAAAAACGAGAAAACAACTAACACAAAACCAAGTTAAAATTGCTGACACCCAATCTAGTTTAGCGATTCAACAGCAGATTTTAAATAAACTGAAAACCCTAGCTGAAGAAGGTGGAATTTCTCAGCTACAATATCTCAACCAGCAACAACAAGTACAAACCCTAGAAGCCGAAGTCGCCCAATTACAAGAAGAAGATAAACGCCTGAGATATGAAATCGAAAGAGGAGGGCAAGAACTCACTAATACTGTAGCGGCTTCTGGTAAAAATGTTTTAGAAAAAATTTCAGAAAATAAACAACGTATCGCAGATATCGATAGCCAATTTATCAAAATTGTTCTAGATAACGAACAGCGTTTAGCAGATATTACCAGCAAACTTTCGCAAGCTCAACTCAATCTCAGATATCAAGAACTCCGCGCCCCTGTGAGTGGCACAGTTTTTGACTTACAAGCAAAAAATCCGGGGTTTGTCGCCAACTCTACACAAAAACTATTGCAAATTGTCCCCAACGATAAGTATATTGCTGAAGTATTTATTACGAATCAAGATATTGGGTTTGTGCGGGAAGGAATGAAGGCTGATGTCAGAATTGATTCTTTCCCTTTCAGCGAATTTGGCGATATTAAAGGCGAATTAGTTTCTGTTGGTTCTGATGCTTTACCACCAGATGAAACTCACAAATTTTACCGATTCCCCGCCAGAGTATCCTTAGATAAGCAAGCACTCGAAATGAATGGTAAAAAACTACCATTGCAGTCTGGGATGTCAATTACAGCTAATATTAAGGTACGCGAAGAAAGAACAGTTATGAGTCTGTTTACTGAGTTGTTTACCAAGCAAGTGGATAGTTTGAAAGAAGTACGCTAATTTTGGCGCTTTGAGTTTTGTTGCAGCGATCGCATTTACACCAACCTGTGGCTTTACGGTACAGTAAAAGCGATCGCATATTTATTTTTACCTACTTGTATGGTTTTTCCTCAACGCATCGAACCTGCACCCGGACAAGAATCAGTATGGGATTATCCCCGCCCACCCCGCTTAGAACCTGTCAACAAACACATACAGATAATTTTTCATGGCGTAACCATTGCAGACACCCACAACGCTAAACGTGTATTAGAAACCAGCCATCCGCCTTCTTACTACCTTCCTCCTGAAGATATCAAAATGGAATACTTGATATCAGTACCACAATCTAGTTTTTGCGAATGGAAAGGACGCGCAGGCTATTACACTATTCGCGTGGGCGATAAAGAAGCCCAAAACGCCGCTTGGTATTATCCCAGTCCAACATCAGCTTTTACATCTATTAAAGATCATGTGGCTTTTTATGCTCATTTAATGGATGCTTGTTATGTAGATGGTGAAAAAGTTCAACCACAACCAGGAAACTTTTATGGTGGTTGGGTTACTAGCGATATTGTCGGGCCATTTAAAGGCGGGCCTGGTACTTGGGGATGGTGAATTTCTGAATGCTGAATTGAAATAATCAAAACTCTGTCACCTGTAACCTGTCACCTATTACCTACTCAAAACAACAACACCCTAACTACTACTCACTTAGTGATTTCCTCAACTACATCCTTTATCTTAGGCTTTAACCGATATATATTGAACTATCAGTTATAACGCCTCAGTTTATCCAAAGGAGGAAATATTAGTGTTCGAGTTGGGTGTTGTCGTTTATGCGAGACAGATTCAAATTAAACAGCGTTTTTACCTCATAACTAACTTGAACATTGGCTGTTAATCTGCCAGGGAAGTTTCTCAACTTCAATTATTAATTTATCACAGCTAAATTCAGAGAATTAACTTTGATACCAAAGTTTACTGTTTGACTTTTAACACTTACATATTATGTTGCCAAATATTAAGACATACCAAGTCAAAGTAAGAGGCAGTAGTGGCTTTACACCCTTACACCAATCTCCACAGAAAATCTTTGTGCGTCAGCCCGTCAGGTTGATGACGTAAGTCAACTGCTGATGTTTCATGAGACTTTTCTCATTTTTCCTTAATTAGGTAATGGAAAAAATTTAGGAACACTCAAGGGGGAAAATTACATTATTGATATAGCAATGAGTAATGATAGTCAAATATTAGTAGGTTTTGGGAGAAATGCTCAAAATCAGCCAACTATTGAGGTATGGAAATCGGACTGATAGTTATTCTCAAATACTTATACCAAAACATCTCAACTAGCAACTTATTCAATCCTGCTATTTACTAGCCTTTTGTTCAAATATTAAATAGGTACCTCCCAAAGCTTCTACAATAGTGCGTGTGTTAGCCTCCAACATTTTTTGATAACTATTAGCATCACTATTCGTATCTCCAAGACCATCTGTATAAAGTTCTCTTTCCGAAACTTTGACTTCTGCGGCTTGGGCTAACGATTGAATTAAATTCTTGTTAATATTTTTATCAGCAAAAACAGTTGGAACTTTAGCCTGTTGAATCTCTTTAACTAAACTATTCAACTGTCTTTCTGTCGGTTGATTTTCAGGATTAATCCCAGCCAATACCCCGACTAAAGTTATCCCATAAGCTTTGGCATAATAAGCCAGGGCATTATGACTGATAACTAATTCACGTTTATCACTAGGAATACTGGCAATTCTGGTTTTTATCCACCCGTCTAGTTGAGTTAATTCACTTTTAATTTGTTTAGTATTTTGATTATAAATTTCCGCATTATCAGGCTCTAGCTTTTTCAGGTTATTGCTAATAACTTCAAGCATTTTGATGCCATTTTTCGGATTGTGCCAAATATGGGGATCGATAACTCTTTTACCATCTTCAATAAATCTTTGTGGTTTTGGGACTGCTAACTGACTCACAGCTATTTTTGGTGTAGTATTACTAGTCGATTTAATAATTCTAATCAAGCCTGGTTCAAAATTATAGCCATTGTAGAAAATCAGATTAGCTTGGTCGATAGTTTCCCTATCGGCGGTTTTTGGTTGATAGTTATGAGGGTCTGTACCTGGAGGAATTAAACAAGCAAGGTTGACTGTATTTTCAGCAACCTGTTTAATTAAGTCACACAATATACTGGTTGTGGCAACAACTTTGGGTAGACTTTCATCTGCTGTTGTCGTTTGCGTGAAGGAAGTATTAGTTGCTTGTCTTGTACAACCAACCAAGCCAATCAAAAAAGTAACCCAAGCAGCCCGTAACAAAGTATTAAATAGCAATTTATTGAGCATAATCAACTGCTAGTAGCTTTCCTGAATAAATTTAACAATAATCATTATTATTAAATAACAGTGAAATATTAAATATTCAGGATTCCAATTACAACAAAGTCCCTTCTACATTTCTGTGAAGGGACTTGGCAGTATTGTTAGTTTAGTTCAAGTTTTCGATATAGCTTGAGAATTTAGCATTTAGCTATTGTGAAGCGGTTTGCTTTGTGAATAAGTTCTTGTTTTTAGCCACTTTTGCCGTTCTTTATGGCTCATTTCAGTTTTATAGCCAACTCTAACCTGATTAGGAGTCAATTGTTTGTGAGTCTCCGTATGTGTTTGTGTATCTTTTGAGTACATAATTTTCTGATCCTAACATCCGTTTGAGTAAGCAGCGTTATACTCCGCCAGAAACTTCAGTTGACCAGATAATTAATTCGCCTTGTTCACCACCTGCGGCGAGAAACTTGCCTTGAGAATGCCAAGCTAAGGTAGAGAACCCGGCGGTAGCACCTGTGAGAATTTGAGATACTTGTGCTGCTTCTGACCACAAACACAATAAACCATCAGCGCCGGCGGAGGCTAATAAGAAGCTGTGGGGTGCAAATGCGATCGCATTAATCACATCCACATGATTAGTCAACACTCGCGCTTCCCAACCCAAGGATTCATCCTCTAACTTTTCCCACACTACAATACCCTCAACACTGGAAGAAGCCAGAATAGGCGCACCTAGTTCTGTAGTAGCTTCCGACCATGCCAACTGCCGAATCTTACCAGGAAAACCACGCATAATCCAAGGGTCGGGATTGCTCCAGTCCAACACTGTGACGCTGCGATCCATATTACCGGAAGCCAAGTATTTGCTATCAGGCGACCAACCCATAGCTACACTGACAGTTGGCATACTCAAAAAATATGGTTCTTCATCCCAGTTTTGACTATGCCAAATTTTGACTCCTTGATAGCCGCTAATTGCTAAATACTGGCCATCGCTACGCCAATCTATCCCTAAAACCGAGGAGTTATCAAAATTCAAAGTGACGACAATCTCACCTAAATCGGCATCCCAGACTTGCACGTAACGCCCCAAACTAAAAGCCAGTTGGTTATTAGTATGATTCCAAGCCAACTTATCTACCCAGGCTGGTGCATTTTCTAACGTGGCGATGAGTTGATTTTCTCGCCAAATTTTGACTTTTCCATCCTGTCCACCAATAGCTAAAAATTTGCCATCAGATGAAAAAGCCACACAGTCTACAGACTTCCCACTACCACTTTGCAACTCTATGGCATTGCCATTATTCCATAGCACCACCTCGCCAGCCGCAGATGTCGCCGCAAGAATTTCACCTTCAGGAGACCAAGCTAAGGCTGTAACATAATCTGACAGCATCCCGGAATCATATATAGCAAATTCTGAGGATTTGTTAGTTGTAAAGTTCATATCTGGGGACTACAAAATTCCTAGAGATTAATGATGTTGGTGATTCTTCTAACAAGCAGGAGGAGGTAGAATTTCTAAACCATACTTGGGAGCAGTGGTCAGTAATTTGTTGATATCTGCTTCAGTTACAGCAGGTGGTGTAGTATTTTGCTCTGAGGTTGGCGTACCTATTTCTCTAAAAAATTTCTCCAGTCCGCCTGGGGTTAACCAACACAAAAATTTGGCAGGTTCTCCACTAATGTTGCGAAAACTGTGTGGCTGTCCTTGCGGAAAGTGCAAGAAAGTTCCGGGTGTAGCTAAAATTATTTGTTCAAAAGTTTGGAACTCTACTTCACCCTCTTGAATATAAAAAGATTCATTTTCTTTTGTATGCTTATGGGATGGAACTGCACTATGGGGTTGCATGACAATTTCAATTAATGCGTAAGTTTGATTTGTATCTTCACTAAATACCTTGAAAGTATACAAGTCTCCCAGCACCCATGAGGCATTACCTTCTCCTGGTTGCATAACGATGTTATATTGATCGATAGTCATAAAGATTTATTCCTTATAGCTACAAAAGTTTAAGTCTAGTAAAGCTTAGAGTTATAAAAATATAATTTTGTTTATAACTGAAAAACTTAGGAAAAATTAAGTTTGAGAAGAAAGGTAAGGTTATGTCGCATTACCAGATTTATCGTAACTTATGATAATTAAAAACAAAAAAAATTGGGACAGTTATTTTAAAATAACTATCCCTAATTCAGATTTTAAGTTTTTACCGCGATCGCTTAAGCAAAGGCGGCAGTTTTCACATCATTGTTTGCCAAGATTTCTTGCAATTCTTCGGCATCTACTGTTTCTTTATCAACCAGCATTTGTGCTAACTGATCAAGAATGTGACGGTTGTTGACTAATACTTCTTTGGCGCGGGTGTAAGCTGTGTCTACGAGTTTCCGCACTTCTTCGTCAATGGCAGCCGCAGTTTCTTCGGAGAAATCACGCTCTGACATGATATCGCGTCCGAGGAACATATTACCTTGTTGACGACCAAGCGCAACAGGCCCCAAGCGATCGCTCATTCCAAAGCGAGTAATCATTTGACGAGCTACTCTTGCTACTTGCTGTAGGTCGTTAGAAGCACCTGTGGTAACTTCTTCTTCACCAAAGATTATTTCTTCGGCTAAACGTCCACCTAATGCCACAGCCATCTGATTTTCCAGATAGGAGCGACTGTATAAACCTGTGTCCATCCGGTCTTCGCTGGGGGTGAACCAAGTTAAACCACCTGCACGACCACGAGGAATAATACTAATCTTCTGTACTGGGTCATAGTCGGGCATCAATGCACCAACTAAGGCGTGACCAGCTTCGTGATAAGCTACCAAGGTCTTGCGTTTTTCGCTCATTACCCGGTCTTTCTTCTCTGGGCCAGCTAACACGCGATCGATGGCATCATTGATTTCATCCATCGAAATTTCGGTTAAGTTGCGGCGTGCAGCGAGAATTGCAGCTTCATTCAGCAAGTTGGATAAATCTGCACCTGTGAAACCAGGGGTACGACGCGCAATTTTATCTAAGTCCACATCTTTGGCTAAGGTTTTACCACGGGCGTGAACTTTGAGGATTTCACTGCGTCCGGCGTAGTCGGGACGGTCTACTACAACTTGACGGTCGAAGCGACCAGGACGTAATAAAGCTGCGTCTAAAACGTCGGGACGGTTGGTAGCAGCGATGATGATGATACCAGTGTTACCTTCAAAACCATCCATTTCGGTGAGTAACTGGTTGAGGGTTTGTTCCCGTTCATCGTTACCACCGCCTAAACCAGCACCCCGTTGACGACCAACTGCGTCAATTTCATCGATGAAGACGATACAAGGGGCGTTAGATTTAGCTTGTTCAAATAAATCACGGACGCGGGAAGCACCCACACCCACGAACATTTCCACAAACTCTGAACCAGAGATAGAGAAGAAAGGTACACCCGCTTCCCCAGCGACAGCACGAGCGAGTAAGGTTTTACCTGTACCTGGAGGCCCTACTAATAATACTCCTTTAGGAATTTTTGCACCGACAGCAGTAAAGCGATCGGCATTTTTTAGAAAGTCTACAACTTCGTTTAATTCGAGCTTGGCTTGGTCAATACCAGCAACATCACCAAATGTCACCTGAGTTTGTGGTTCCATTTGGACTCGCGCTTTGGATTTACCAAAGTTCATGGCTTGGCTACCGGGGCCACTTTGAGCGCGGCGGAGTAAGAAAAATAAACCAACTAACAGCAGTACAGGGAAAAATAAACTGCTCAGTGCCTTAAACCAAAAGCCTTCGTCGGTTTGAGGCAATACAGAAATATCAACGCCTTTAGAGGTAAGAGTGTTGATCAAGTCGGGGTCGTTAACTAAGGTAACTTTAATCTGGCTACCGTCCTGAGACTTGACAATGGCTGTAGAACGATCTGCACTCAGCCTAACTTGTGTAACTCTACCTTTTTCAACTTCTTGAATAAATTGACTGTAGCGCCATGTTTGTGTGTTTTGTGGTTGTTTGTCAAAGAATGCTGTTCCTAGCGCAATGACAACAATAAACAGTAGCGCGTACAGCCCCGCATTTCTCCATCTTTTATTCACTGAGGTCTATCTCCTGTATTTTCTGTGCTTTCGCGGAGTGTCTCTGTATGAGAGGGGATTATTAAGAATTATGTTAACTTATCTTAAGGTATATCAAAATGGCGCGGCTGTCATGCTAAAAAGCCTCCTAATTTGTCGAAAATTCGTATGGTAGGGATTATATTGTAGCGACCCTGAAGCTTGCTCAACGGTATGAATGGGGATAATTTGCACCACACTATTAGTGTAGGCGATCGCTTCAAATCTCGTGACTAACTGGGGTGTCCAAGGTTCCTCTCGCACTTGTAGCTGTTGATTTTGCAGCCATTGGATGATTTGCGATCGCATAATTCCGGGTAAAATCCCTACATCTAAGGGCGGTGTCCACCACCTACCATCTTGCCATCCCCAAAGATTACCAGTAGTGGTTTCTAGCCAATTACCCGCCGCATCAACTAAAATTGCTTCTTGGGCGGCTAAATTCTTCACACTATTTTTCACCAACCAAGCACCCAAATAATTACCTGTTTTATGAGAAGGTAAGTTGCGGGAAAATTCAGGTTGTGCAATGGCGCATTTCACCCCATGTTGTTGTTTTTGTGTTAAATCTTCTGGTAAGTTTCTGCCAATTATCCACTCCCTACCATCAGGAAACAAGGTAATTCTGAGAACGGGGAAATGCTTTATGAGAAATTGTGCGCCTAGATATACTCGCTGCCAATTTGGTTGTTGCCAAGCAAAGACTTGTAAACTGAATTTGAGGCGATCGCAGTGTGCCTGCCAGTTGGTTAAACTACTATCGAGGGAATTTTCATAAACTCGCAGTGTAGTAAATACCGTTGCACCATAAAGCAACCCTGGATCGTTAATATCTAATTCCAGGGTTTGAGACTCGATTAATTTGCCGTTATACCAATAAATAGGTTTACCCACTTTAGTCAACCCAATTTACTACTTGTACACCAGGAATCTGTCTAAAATGGCGAAGGTTTCTTGTTACTAAGGTTGCTTGATTAGAGAGGACAATACTAGCAATCAATAAATCGGCTCGTCCTATTTTTCGGAATTTAGGGATGATACGTAAATGCTCAAACTGTTCTGATGCAGCTTGACTAACGGGTACAACTAAAATTTGGCTGAGTAGTTCTTCTGTACGAAATAGAAGAGATTGCGCCTTGAGTAAATCTACTCCTGAATTGGCTTTTAAAAGATATTCAATCCTGCCACGCAAAACTTCTGCTTTCGTAATAATGGTAATGCCAACTTCGGGATCATTTAAAGACCTCAAACGCTCAACCACATTAGCATTTCCAGCATAAAGATATGTAAGTGTGTCAGTATCAAGCAAATACATTAACTTTCAGGCTCCGCATCAACTTCTGAGCGTCCCCTTGCTTGATAAATAGTGTTTCTCAATTCTGTTAATGAATCATCATCTGCTAAACTTCCTGCTTGTTGCAGAAGAATCGCTCGACTACTTTGATAACGTAGCCAGTCATTAATAGCCACCTTTAAAAATCTCCAATCATCTGCAATTTTACGCCCTGGAATATTACCCAAAGTAGCTTGATACAAAACTGTTTCAATGGGTAGTCGTAGATATGCAGAGGCTTCTTCCAGGGTGAGAACATCTGGGAGTGTGACTTGCTCCATAACCTTATTCTCCAGTTTCCGACGAGTTTAGCCAATGACCAAATTCTTCCAGGAAGGAATCGTTTAATATTGCTTGGCGAATCTTCTGTGTGAACCGAATCAGTTCGGTGATATTGTGAATGCTGAGTAAGGTGTAAGCTAAAATCTCTTGCGATCGCACCAAATGGGAAATATACGCCCGACTGAAATTTTGACACGCATAACAAGGGCAAGTTTCATCCATTGGTGCGAAATCTTCACGGAACTTAGCATTTTTTAAATTCCAGCGTTCGCCTTTGACCATTGCTGTACCATGTCTCGCCCAACGAGTCGGGATGACGCAATCAAATAAATCTATACCAGAAGCGATCGCGATCGCCATTTCTCGGTAAGTCCCCACACCCATCAAATAACGGGGCTTTTCTGGTGGTAATAATGGTGCAGTAGCTTGGACAATCTGAGCCATTAATTCTGCGGGTTCCCCCACACTCACACCACCAATCGCATATCCAGGCAAATCTAACTTAGCCAATTCTACAGCCGCTTGGGAACGCAAATCTAAATATACGCCCCCTTGCACAATTCCAAATAATGCCTGATCTTGCCGTTGATGGGCGGATATACAACGTTCTAGCCAACGGTAAGTCCGCGCAGTAGCCGTTTCTACCTCTTGGCGAGTTGCTGGGTAAGGCGGACATTCATCAAAGGCCATAATCACATCCGCCCCTAAAGTATTCTGAATCTCTATGGAACGCTCTGGTGTCAAATTGATAATCTGCCCATCGTGAGGCGAACGGAATGTGACACCTTCTTCCGTAATCTTCCGCATTTCACTCAAGCTGAATACCTGAAACCCACCAGAATCAGTGAGCATCGGCCCATCCCAGCCCATAAACTTATGCAAGCCACCACCGCCAGCGACAATTGCTTCGCCTGGTTGCAAATGCAGGTGGTAAGTATTAGATAAAACCATCTGTGCGCCAGTATCCTTCAACTGGGCAGGTGTGACTGTTTTGACATTAGCTAATGTCCCCACAGGCATAAACCTTGGGGTTTCAACAGCACCGTGTGGCGTGAAAAATATCCCGGCTCTCGCCTTTGTTTGGCTACAACGAGCCAAGGATTGAAAAGAAAAATTCTTAGTCAAGGTAAAAGATTAGACGATTTCACTAAATGATAGTCATTTGTCCTTTGTCCTTGGTTATAGCAATTATTAATAGTCTTGGTTTATTAGAGCGCAAAACTTTGTGCCTCTACTAATGACAGATGACTAGTGACAAATGACAGATGACAATTCTAAAACGAATCAGTGCAGTCATCATCCATTTCTGCATCCCATTTAGCAGAGAGGACTTGTTCCATCATGGCTTCAATGGCGTTGACGTTGAAGGTTTTTTCCCGACGCTCTTGGATAGGGGTTGTGAGGGGTATTAAGCGCAGACACATTCCTTCTTGCATCAAATCAAAGCAGGTTTCTTGTTGGGATAACTGCTTTAATTCAATACAATCAAAACTATACACGTTTAAATAAAGAGCACTGTTAGCTACTAAAGTCGAACGCTGGGGATTTGCAAAGACTTCTATGACATCTCCTTCACCCTCGCTGACTACCTGCTCTCCGTGGGTGTACATATAGTGAACTCGACCTAAATCAGAAAGTAATCGCCGCATGTCGAGTTTATTCACAATCACGCCCGTGTCAACAATGCACGGAGCCGGTATCCTGGTGTCGGGTAGATGATGACTCATAGGAAATTTAAAGAGAGGAAAAAGATGAGAACACAGCTAAAAAAAAATTTAAATTAATAGCTTAATTAGTTCCCTACATTTAAAAAATATCAATTTTGTGGTGCGATCGCTTCAATACTCTCGATCTAATTTGCAAGCTAATGAATACACAAGATTCCGCATTAGCTTTACGTTGTTAAATTTATTTTTTTATGTTATTATTGCAAGCCAAAAAATTTAGCTTAACGAGTCCAGCATAGCAAAATTTTTCAGCAGAGTCTGTACACTAATA encodes the following:
- the tgt gene encoding tRNA guanosine(34) transglycosylase Tgt, which produces MTKNFSFQSLARCSQTKARAGIFFTPHGAVETPRFMPVGTLANVKTVTPAQLKDTGAQMVLSNTYHLHLQPGEAIVAGGGGLHKFMGWDGPMLTDSGGFQVFSLSEMRKITEEGVTFRSPHDGQIINLTPERSIEIQNTLGADVIMAFDECPPYPATRQEVETATARTYRWLERCISAHQRQDQALFGIVQGGVYLDLRSQAAVELAKLDLPGYAIGGVSVGEPAELMAQIVQATAPLLPPEKPRYLMGVGTYREMAIAIASGIDLFDCVIPTRWARHGTAMVKGERWNLKNAKFREDFAPMDETCPCYACQNFSRAYISHLVRSQEILAYTLLSIHNITELIRFTQKIRQAILNDSFLEEFGHWLNSSETGE
- a CDS encoding helix-turn-helix domain-containing protein; its protein translation is MEQVTLPDVLTLEEASAYLRLPIETVLYQATLGNIPGRKIADDWRFLKVAINDWLRYQSSRAILLQQAGSLADDDSLTELRNTIYQARGRSEVDAEPES